A region of Alphaproteobacteria bacterium DNA encodes the following proteins:
- the lptD gene encoding LPS assembly protein LptD — MSKDPVLLNADRVTYDQKTKMATALGKVEISQGERLLRADKVVYDQQRNIVSAEGNVAILEENGHVSFADRAEVTSDLKQGFVNQLRILLADNSRFAAQEGERVDGRYIILRRATYSACDLCKEDPTKPPFWQLRAARVTHDNESKRIIYRDASLEFGGVPVLFSPYFSHPDPTVKRKTGFLTPVVGKNSNLGAYVTAPYYIDLAPDKDMTLAPTISDKDGFQFAGEYRERFAHGQMKFNGSAVVADRINDQDTLEKNQLRGHLFGDVRFDIGPSYRAGANIGFTSDKSYLYRYRIPTTDVLENRAYLERFGGRNYLDNRSLLFPGFAPRRTPDRAGDPCAPNIPRWAPPGKTLGGRWEINASGVSLTRDDSIVSPVKRGPDSRRASLSGGWERRMISDFGLVSTFSGKVYSDLFWSNRVQDPDDPANHFRDSYAYRLFPLGSMMFSYPLARQGEHWQQVIEPIVSITASPRRSIDSHIANEDSQNVEFDETNLFAANRYSGLDRFETGVRATYGVRTAAYGDNGGRYEIMLGESYRLNRDDNFLPSSGLREKLSDYVGQIDVQPAPWFGANYGFQLNEETFQPRRSEANLFAGEPWLRPFVNYLSVDSDTAGQIGSTIAELTYGFSSNFTRYWTFTTYQRRALKTDPGPRTTGMALAYQDECATISLSGSKDQISRPDLNSGTSFMLSVYLRNLGGVQTDALSTLGNNNREVVHQ, encoded by the coding sequence TTGAGTAAAGACCCGGTTCTGCTGAATGCCGACCGGGTCACCTACGATCAGAAAACCAAAATGGCCACCGCGCTCGGCAAGGTGGAGATCAGCCAGGGCGAGCGCCTGCTGCGTGCCGACAAGGTCGTCTACGACCAGCAGCGCAATATCGTCAGCGCCGAAGGCAATGTCGCCATTCTCGAAGAAAACGGCCATGTCAGCTTCGCCGACCGGGCCGAGGTAACGAGCGACCTGAAACAAGGATTCGTCAACCAGCTCCGCATCCTGCTCGCCGACAATTCCCGCTTCGCCGCGCAGGAAGGCGAGCGGGTGGACGGACGCTACATCATCCTGCGCCGCGCGACTTACTCCGCTTGCGATCTTTGCAAAGAAGACCCGACAAAGCCTCCATTCTGGCAATTGCGCGCCGCGCGCGTCACGCACGACAATGAAAGCAAACGGATCATCTACCGCGACGCTTCGCTGGAGTTCGGCGGGGTGCCGGTTCTCTTCTCGCCTTACTTCTCCCACCCCGATCCGACCGTGAAGCGCAAGACCGGTTTTCTGACTCCCGTCGTGGGAAAGAACAGCAATCTGGGCGCTTATGTCACCGCGCCTTATTATATCGACCTCGCGCCCGATAAGGACATGACCCTCGCCCCCACCATCAGCGACAAGGATGGCTTCCAGTTCGCCGGAGAATACCGGGAGCGTTTCGCGCACGGCCAAATGAAATTCAACGGCAGCGCCGTGGTCGCCGACCGGATCAACGATCAAGATACGCTTGAAAAAAATCAGCTTCGCGGTCATTTGTTCGGTGACGTTCGTTTCGATATCGGCCCCAGTTACCGCGCCGGAGCCAACATCGGATTTACGTCCGACAAAAGCTATCTCTATCGCTATCGCATTCCGACCACCGACGTTCTGGAAAATCGCGCCTATCTGGAGCGGTTCGGCGGACGGAACTATCTCGACAACCGATCTCTATTATTTCCAGGATTTGCGCCCCGGCGAACGCCAGATCGAGCCGGTGACCCCTGCGCGCCCAATATTCCGCGTTGGGCGCCCCCCGGCAAAACTCTGGGCGGGCGCTGGGAAATCAACGCCAGCGGAGTCTCCCTGACCCGCGACGATAGCATCGTCTCTCCCGTGAAGCGCGGCCCCGATTCACGCCGCGCCTCGCTGTCCGGGGGATGGGAGCGCCGCATGATTTCCGATTTCGGCCTGGTTTCCACTTTTTCGGGCAAAGTCTATAGCGACCTGTTCTGGTCCAACCGCGTGCAAGACCCGGACGACCCGGCCAATCACTTCCGCGACAGCTATGCCTATCGGCTGTTCCCTCTCGGCAGCATGATGTTCAGCTACCCGCTGGCGCGGCAGGGCGAGCATTGGCAGCAGGTCATCGAGCCGATTGTCTCGATTACGGCATCGCCGCGCCGTTCCATCGATTCCCATATCGCCAACGAAGACAGTCAGAACGTCGAATTCGACGAAACTAACCTGTTCGCGGCCAACCGCTATTCGGGCCTCGACCGTTTCGAGACCGGCGTGCGCGCCACTTATGGCGTCCGCACCGCCGCTTACGGCGATAACGGCGGGCGCTACGAAATCATGCTGGGCGAAAGTTATCGCCTTAATCGCGACGACAATTTCCTGCCGTCGTCGGGCCTGCGCGAAAAGCTGTCGGATTACGTGGGGCAGATCGATGTCCAGCCCGCGCCATGGTTCGGCGCCAATTACGGCTTCCAGCTTAACGAGGAAACCTTCCAGCCGCGCCGCAGCGAAGCCAATCTCTTCGCCGGCGAGCCGTGGCTTCGCCCCTTCGTCAATTATCTGTCCGTGGATAGCGACACCGCCGGTCAGATCGGCAGCACCATCGCGGAACTCACTTACGGCTTCTCCTCGAATTTCACGCGCTATTGGACATTCACCACCTATCAAAGACGGGCGCTCAAGACCGATCCCGGCCCGCGCACCACCGGCATGGCGCTCGCCTATCAGGACGAATGCGCGACAATCAGTCTGAGCGGCAGCAAAGATCAAATCAGCCGCCCGGACCTCAATTCAGGAACATCTTTTATGTTATCGGTTTATCTGCGTAATCTGGGCGGCGTGCAGACCGATGCCTTGAGCACGCTGGGCAACAACAACCGCGAAGTCGTGCATCAATAA
- the tmk gene encoding dTMP kinase, producing MTRGRFITLEGGEGAGKSTQARLLAERLAAAGLKTHVTREVGGSPSAEDIRKLWLADRDEEWDALTELLLIFAARREHLTKTIWPKLDAGTWVISDRFVGSTIVYQGIVMGLGRDKVETLYRMVAEDFQSDLTLLLDVPVAAARERISARNLDRYERQPDEFHEKLRQGYLRLAAENPAAWRVIDASQPAENVSEQIWRAASP from the coding sequence GTGACGCGCGGGCGCTTCATCACTCTCGAAGGCGGGGAGGGGGCCGGGAAGTCCACGCAAGCCCGGCTTCTGGCCGAAAGGCTGGCGGCGGCGGGCCTGAAGACCCATGTCACCCGCGAAGTCGGCGGATCGCCTTCCGCCGAAGATATCCGCAAGCTATGGCTTGCCGATCGCGACGAGGAATGGGACGCGCTGACCGAGCTTTTGCTCATTTTCGCCGCGCGGCGCGAGCACCTAACCAAGACCATATGGCCGAAGCTCGATGCCGGGACGTGGGTGATTTCGGATCGCTTCGTCGGCTCGACGATTGTCTATCAAGGCATCGTGATGGGACTGGGCCGCGACAAGGTGGAAACGCTCTATCGTATGGTGGCGGAGGATTTCCAGTCCGACTTGACCCTACTGCTCGATGTTCCGGTCGCGGCGGCGCGCGAAAGAATCTCGGCGCGCAATCTCGATCGCTATGAACGCCAGCCGGACGAATTTCACGAAAAGCTGCGCCAGGGCTATTTGCGGCTCGCGGCGGAAAATCCGGCGGCGTGGCGGGTGATTGACGCGTCGCAGCCTGCCGAGAATGTAAGCGAGCAAATCTGGCGGGCGGCAAGTCCTTAA
- a CDS encoding DNA polymerase III subunit delta', whose protein sequence is MNEALSEAHGNPRLIGHEDAIAAFMQAAASRLHHAWLIHGTEGIGKASFAFHCANYLLSEGRQKIGALDVQERNYRLIAGGAHPDLKVLERPVDPKTGVMKEEIPIDQVRDLTAFFQLTSSHGGWRIAIVKRADALNRNAANALLKILEEPPPRSLILMTAVTPGKLLPTIRSRCRPLRLSPLDDAQMNEVLGDRLAECSGDDAKILHRMAQGSPGRALDILAHDGLEIYRDFLNLLQTSPRERNAALLRFTGSGKVERERFNLIARFCEDWLVRLRHMAATGEAQEIIPGEGQLMRRMAVKPLAVWFDVAENCGQQFALAQTASLDRRLIMLNNLQQILAAAA, encoded by the coding sequence ATGAATGAAGCCCTTTCCGAGGCCCATGGCAACCCCCGACTCATAGGCCATGAAGACGCGATTGCGGCCTTCATGCAGGCCGCGGCGTCGCGCCTGCATCATGCTTGGCTGATTCACGGGACGGAGGGAATCGGCAAGGCCAGTTTCGCGTTTCACTGCGCGAATTACCTGCTGTCGGAGGGACGGCAAAAAATTGGCGCTCTGGACGTGCAGGAGCGCAATTACCGGCTGATTGCCGGCGGCGCGCATCCGGATTTAAAGGTTCTGGAAAGGCCCGTCGACCCCAAGACCGGCGTGATGAAGGAAGAAATTCCCATCGATCAGGTTCGCGACCTGACGGCGTTCTTTCAGCTGACGTCCAGCCATGGCGGCTGGCGCATCGCCATCGTCAAGCGCGCCGACGCGCTGAATCGCAACGCCGCCAACGCGCTGCTGAAAATTCTCGAGGAGCCGCCGCCGCGCAGCCTGATCCTCATGACCGCCGTGACGCCGGGCAAGCTGTTGCCCACCATCCGCTCGCGCTGCCGCCCCTTGCGGTTGTCGCCGCTCGATGACGCGCAGATGAACGAGGTGCTGGGCGACCGCCTTGCCGAATGCTCCGGCGATGACGCGAAGATTCTCCATCGCATGGCGCAGGGAAGCCCGGGCCGTGCGCTCGATATTCTGGCCCATGACGGTTTGGAGATTTACCGCGATTTTCTGAACCTGCTGCAAACCTCGCCCAGGGAGAGGAACGCGGCGCTGCTGCGTTTCACGGGCAGCGGCAAGGTCGAGCGCGAACGGTTCAATCTTATCGCCCGGTTCTGCGAAGATTGGCTGGTGCGCCTGCGGCATATGGCGGCGACCGGCGAAGCGCAGGAAATCATTCCGGGCGAGGGGCAGCTGATGCGGCGCATGGCCGTCAAGCCTCTTGCCGTCTGGTTCGATGTCGCGGAGAATTGCGGCCAGCAATTCGCGCTGGCGCAAACCGCCAGCCTTGATCGCCGCCTTATCATGCTGAATAATTTGCAGCAAATTCTCGCTGCTGCCGCTTAG
- the hscB gene encoding Fe-S protein assembly co-chaperone HscB — protein MSNKIIGIIEAKDMMSTDIVCWFCQKQLSPRALFCNHCGAIQPVRPLDHFARLGIERRIDIDQTTLDRQFAGMQKTLSPDRFAIRTATERTYAAKQLEALTAAYEVLRDPVKRGRYWLTMHNKEFEDAQATIAIVQEMRLQCEQAGSAPEIDRVAHKATQAFEEGITRLMQSLRQQNWQGANETLLELDGMENILSEARQKRRDMEKR, from the coding sequence ATGAGCAATAAGATCATCGGCATCATCGAAGCCAAGGACATGATGAGCACCGATATCGTGTGCTGGTTCTGCCAAAAGCAGCTGTCGCCGCGCGCCCTGTTCTGCAACCATTGCGGCGCGATCCAGCCGGTGCGGCCGCTGGACCATTTCGCGCGCCTCGGCATCGAGCGGCGCATCGATATCGACCAGACCACGCTCGACCGGCAATTCGCGGGCATGCAGAAAACCCTCAGCCCCGACCGTTTCGCCATCCGCACCGCGACCGAGCGCACCTATGCCGCCAAGCAGCTCGAAGCCCTCACGGCGGCCTATGAAGTTTTGCGCGATCCGGTGAAGCGCGGACGCTATTGGCTGACGATGCATAACAAGGAGTTCGAGGACGCCCAGGCCACCATCGCCATCGTCCAGGAAATGCGCCTGCAATGCGAGCAGGCCGGCTCCGCGCCCGAGATCGACCGCGTGGCGCATAAGGCCACGCAGGCGTTCGAGGAAGGCATCACCCGCCTCATGCAGTCGCTGCGCCAGCAGAACTGGCAAGGCGCGAACGAAACCCTGCTCGAACTCGACGGCATGGAAAACATCCTCTCCGAAGCCCGCCAAAAGCGGCGGGATATGGAGAAGAGGTAG
- a CDS encoding peptidylprolyl isomerase, with protein sequence MDKEKAQPVITDKENTIYLDLKPGRIIIQLRPDLAPKHVARIKELTRQGFYDGLGFHRVIEGFMAQTGDPTGTGAGGSGQKLKAEFSKAPHLRGTVSMARAADPDSADSQFFICLDEAPHLDGQYTVFGQVIGGMEFLDLIKRGETWNNGTVSEPTKIVKMQVAADAKE encoded by the coding sequence ATGGATAAGGAAAAGGCGCAGCCCGTGATTACCGACAAAGAGAACACGATCTATCTCGACCTTAAGCCCGGACGCATCATCATCCAATTGCGCCCCGATCTTGCGCCGAAGCATGTCGCCCGCATCAAAGAGCTGACGCGGCAAGGTTTCTACGACGGCCTCGGCTTTCATCGCGTGATCGAAGGATTCATGGCCCAGACCGGCGATCCGACGGGCACCGGCGCGGGCGGCTCGGGACAAAAGCTGAAAGCCGAATTCTCCAAGGCCCCGCATCTTCGCGGCACGGTCTCAATGGCGCGCGCCGCCGATCCGGACTCGGCGGACAGCCAGTTCTTCATCTGCCTCGACGAGGCGCCGCATCTCGACGGCCAATATACGGTTTTCGGACAAGTGATCGGCGGCATGGAATTCCTCGACCTCATCAAGCGGGGCGAAACCTGGAATAACGGCACCGTCAGCGAGCCCACCAAGATCGTCAAGATGCAGGTCGCGGCGGACGCGAAGGAGTAA
- a CDS encoding PIG-L family deacetylase gives MIGPFGKKILILIPHPDDEVVACAAAIRRAQAEGAKIYGAYLTHGCPALQTLWPWQRRAYKKRILRRHEEARRAATMLGIMPVSWKPVPARFLWRQLPKALKEIEEIILKYQIDQLWVPAYEGGNADHDGLNAVGRELGKQMPVIEFAEYNWCGGAVNSHQFPFPTRSVSTIYLTPEEQEWKRRCLAVYASEKRNLSYVDVTRESFRPLANYDYSRPPHPGLLWYMRFRWVPFHHPGIDRTTPAMVSRAIGRFQTS, from the coding sequence ATGATCGGCCCATTCGGTAAAAAGATACTCATCCTGATTCCGCATCCTGACGATGAAGTCGTCGCATGCGCCGCCGCCATACGCCGCGCTCAGGCCGAAGGCGCGAAAATATACGGGGCGTATCTGACGCATGGCTGCCCGGCCCTGCAAACATTGTGGCCCTGGCAACGCCGCGCCTATAAGAAACGGATTTTGCGACGCCATGAGGAAGCCCGGCGGGCGGCAACCATGCTGGGCATCATGCCGGTGTCATGGAAACCGGTTCCGGCGCGGTTCCTATGGCGGCAACTGCCCAAGGCGCTGAAGGAAATCGAAGAGATTATTCTGAAATACCAGATCGATCAGCTATGGGTCCCCGCTTATGAGGGTGGCAATGCCGATCACGACGGGCTGAACGCCGTCGGCCGGGAATTAGGCAAACAAATGCCGGTGATCGAATTCGCCGAATATAATTGGTGCGGCGGCGCCGTCAATAGCCACCAGTTCCCCTTCCCCACCCGATCCGTGTCGACCATATATCTCACCCCGGAAGAGCAGGAATGGAAACGCCGCTGCCTTGCCGTCTATGCGTCCGAGAAACGCAATTTATCATATGTCGATGTGACCCGGGAAAGTTTCCGGCCGCTCGCGAATTACGACTACAGCAGGCCGCCGCATCCCGGCCTGTTGTGGTATATGCGGTTTCGATGGGTGCCGTTCCATCATCCCGGAATCGACAGAACGACGCCCGCCATGGTTTCCAGGGCCATCGGACGGTTTCAGACTTCATGA
- a CDS encoding glutathione peroxidase, with the protein MTMAYDFMFDALHGVPLPLSAWQGRPILIVNTASQCGFTKQYAALQQLWLNYRGRGLMVLGVPCNDFGKQEPGDAKTIDEFCTRNFGVDFPLTAKYHVLGRQAHPFYQWANTWAGFIGSPKWNFHKYLIGPQGQLIDWYSSITPPDSPGITGMIEYLLTMEKTS; encoded by the coding sequence ATGACCATGGCCTATGACTTTATGTTCGATGCGCTGCATGGGGTGCCGTTGCCGCTTTCGGCTTGGCAGGGCCGGCCCATATTGATCGTCAACACGGCGTCGCAATGCGGTTTCACGAAGCAATACGCGGCTTTGCAGCAGTTATGGCTCAATTATAGAGGCCGCGGACTGATGGTGCTGGGCGTGCCTTGCAATGATTTCGGCAAGCAGGAGCCGGGCGACGCCAAAACTATCGACGAATTCTGCACCCGCAATTTCGGAGTCGATTTTCCGCTGACCGCTAAATATCATGTGCTAGGCAGGCAGGCTCATCCGTTCTATCAATGGGCGAATACCTGGGCCGGATTTATCGGCAGCCCGAAATGGAATTTCCACAAATACCTGATCGGTCCCCAGGGACAGCTGATCGATTGGTACTCGTCCATCACGCCGCCCGACAGCCCGGGGATAACCGGCATGATCGAATATCTGCTAACCATGGAGAAGACATCATGA
- the metG gene encoding methionine--tRNA ligase: MSKTFSITTAIPYSNGAPHIGHAYEAIATDALARFKRLDGYKVHFLTGMDDHGQKVQQTAEKQGITPQAMVDRVNELFAAMRAQFMITNDNFIRTSEPRHKAAVQEFWKKLEAKGDIYLDKYAGWYSVRDEAYFTEDELTEAADGKKLAPGGAPVEWMEEESYFFRLSAYKEKLLALYESQPDFIGPATRRNEIVSFVKGDLRDLSISRTLFDWGVPVPDAPKHVMYVWIDALANYITALGYPAETALMADFWPCDAHMVGKDIIRFHAVYWPAFLWAAGLPLPKCIFAHGFIYNKGEKMSKSVGNVITPGDLAEKYGVDQIRYFLLRDIAYGQDGNISHETLTQRINSDLANDFGNLAQRSLSMIAKNCGGKLPEPGPMTEADHALRGAADDLLQIVRAEMEGKQFHKALEALWAVIGAGNRYIDEQAPWALKKTDPARMGSVLYHVVEVVRRLAILAQPFMPLAMDKLLDQLAVPADERSFATLAPTIALTPGIELPAPSGVFPRYVEEII, from the coding sequence GTGTCCAAAACCTTCTCCATCACCACCGCCATTCCGTACAGCAACGGCGCGCCGCATATCGGGCATGCCTATGAGGCGATTGCGACCGATGCCTTGGCGCGGTTCAAGCGGCTCGACGGCTATAAGGTGCATTTCCTCACCGGCATGGACGATCACGGCCAGAAGGTGCAGCAGACTGCCGAGAAGCAGGGCATCACGCCGCAGGCCATGGTCGACCGGGTCAACGAATTGTTCGCCGCCATGCGCGCGCAATTCATGATCACGAACGACAATTTTATCCGCACGAGCGAGCCGCGCCATAAGGCCGCCGTGCAGGAATTTTGGAAAAAGCTGGAGGCGAAAGGCGATATCTACCTGGATAAATACGCGGGATGGTATTCGGTTCGCGACGAAGCCTATTTCACCGAAGACGAACTGACGGAAGCGGCGGACGGCAAGAAACTCGCGCCCGGCGGCGCGCCGGTGGAATGGATGGAGGAAGAGAGTTATTTTTTCCGCCTTTCGGCCTATAAGGAAAAATTGCTGGCTCTCTATGAATCGCAGCCGGATTTCATCGGTCCCGCCACGCGCCGCAACGAAATCGTCAGTTTCGTCAAGGGCGACCTGCGCGATTTGTCGATTTCGCGCACGCTGTTCGACTGGGGCGTGCCGGTGCCGGACGCGCCCAAGCATGTCATGTATGTCTGGATCGACGCGCTGGCGAATTACATCACCGCGCTCGGCTATCCCGCCGAAACCGCGCTGATGGCGGATTTCTGGCCCTGCGACGCGCATATGGTCGGCAAGGATATCATCCGCTTCCATGCGGTTTACTGGCCCGCGTTTCTCTGGGCGGCGGGTCTGCCACTGCCGAAATGCATTTTCGCGCACGGTTTTATCTATAACAAAGGCGAGAAAATGTCGAAGTCGGTCGGCAATGTCATCACGCCCGGCGATCTGGCCGAGAAATACGGCGTCGATCAGATTCGCTATTTCCTGCTGCGCGACATCGCCTATGGCCAGGATGGGAACATCTCGCATGAGACGCTGACGCAGCGGATCAACAGCGATCTCGCCAATGATTTCGGCAATCTGGCGCAGCGCAGCCTGTCGATGATCGCGAAGAATTGCGGCGGCAAGCTGCCGGAGCCGGGGCCGATGACCGAGGCCGATCACGCCTTGCGCGGCGCCGCCGACGATTTATTGCAGATCGTCCGCGCCGAAATGGAGGGCAAGCAGTTCCACAAGGCGCTTGAGGCGCTATGGGCTGTCATCGGCGCTGGGAACCGCTATATCGACGAGCAAGCGCCATGGGCGCTGAAGAAGACCGATCCCGCGCGCATGGGCAGCGTGTTGTATCATGTCGTCGAAGTGGTGCGCCGTCTCGCCATTCTTGCCCAGCCTTTCATGCCGCTGGCGATGGATAAATTGCTGGATCAGCTTGCCGTTCCGGCGGACGAGCGCAGCTTCGCGACGCTCGCGCCGACGATTGCCTTGACGCCGGGAATAGAACTCCCCGCGCCGAGCGGCGTGTTTCCGAGATATGTGGAAGAAATAATTTAA
- a CDS encoding cysteine desulfurase family protein, whose amino-acid sequence MISIIMRRRRFKPAVREAMSAALELGGNASSVHGLGRKARAAVEEARERVAAMVKIKPAHVFFTGGGTEANNWAVRGWQGQVLASAIEHDSVLASVPGPYIPVTGDGIVNLEALEQMLAASAAPALVSVMLVNNETGVIQPIREVADIARRHRATVHCDAVQAAGKIPLDFYDLGVDMLSLSAHKFGGPQGVGALVLADKIPLEPLLRGGGQEKRRRAGTENVAGIVGFGTAAALVPEELARQGQLRAWRDALEEGIRNYAPDAIIAGGKAERVANTACVIMPGMKGETQVMGFDLAGLAVSSGSACSSGKVASSHVLKAMGYDIMQSGSAMRLSLGWGSRAEDVDAAIENWQKLHRRARGQAA is encoded by the coding sequence TTGATCTCGATTATAATGCGACGGCGCCGGTTTAAACCCGCCGTGCGCGAGGCCATGAGCGCCGCGCTGGAACTCGGGGGAAATGCCTCCTCGGTTCATGGATTGGGCCGCAAGGCCCGCGCCGCCGTGGAAGAAGCCCGCGAACGGGTCGCGGCTATGGTGAAGATCAAGCCTGCCCACGTCTTTTTTACCGGCGGCGGCACCGAGGCCAATAATTGGGCGGTGAGGGGGTGGCAAGGGCAGGTTCTGGCCTCCGCCATCGAGCATGATTCAGTGCTGGCGTCAGTGCCAGGCCCCTATATCCCCGTTACTGGCGACGGGATCGTGAATCTCGAAGCCCTAGAACAGATGCTTGCCGCGTCGGCGGCCCCGGCGCTGGTTTCGGTCATGCTGGTCAATAATGAAACCGGCGTCATTCAACCGATCCGCGAGGTGGCCGATATAGCCCGCCGCCATCGCGCCACCGTCCATTGCGACGCCGTGCAGGCCGCCGGAAAAATCCCGCTGGATTTTTACGATCTCGGCGTGGATATGCTGAGCCTTTCCGCCCATAAATTCGGCGGGCCGCAAGGGGTTGGCGCTTTGGTGCTGGCGGATAAAATACCGCTGGAGCCGCTGTTGCGGGGCGGCGGGCAGGAGAAACGCCGCCGGGCGGGGACGGAAAACGTCGCCGGGATCGTCGGTTTCGGAACGGCGGCGGCGCTGGTACCGGAAGAGTTGGCGCGGCAGGGTCAGCTGCGCGCCTGGCGCGACGCGCTTGAGGAAGGCATAAGAAATTATGCTCCCGACGCGATCATCGCGGGCGGCAAAGCCGAAAGGGTCGCCAACACGGCCTGCGTCATCATGCCGGGCATGAAGGGGGAGACCCAGGTCATGGGTTTCGATCTCGCGGGACTGGCGGTCAGCAGCGGCTCGGCCTGTTCCAGCGGGAAAGTCGCCTCATCCCATGTGCTAAAGGCCATGGGTTATGATATTATGCAGTCCGGCTCCGCCATGCGGCTTTCGCTGGGTTGGGGCAGCCGCGCGGAAGATGTCGACGCGGCAATAGAAAACTGGCAGAAGTTACACCGTCGCGCGCGCGGGCAGGCAGCATGA
- a CDS encoding D-alanyl-D-alanine carboxypeptidase family protein, whose amino-acid sequence MAAPAFESEAEQAVLIDATTGTVLFDKKANERMPTSSMSKIMTMYLVFDAIKQGKLKLDEMVPVSEHAWKMEGSRMFIDVGTQVKVEDLIRGVAIQSGNDASVALAEAVGGTEESFANRMNETAAKLGLTNSHFVNATGLPDPQHYSTPDDLAKLSLALMRDFPEDYRYFGEHEFTYNKIKQGNRNPLLYRNIGVDGVKTGHAEDAGYGMIASAVRDGRRLVLVVNGLSDMQARADESARLLEYGFHEFSTYAIAKAGQKLASAKTWLGESAEVSVVAAQDIAMTLPVSARGGLHAAIEYQQPVTAPIAKGQKLGKLIVTVPGSPAVETPLIAGESVARKGFFASLAAKLSLLLGGKQT is encoded by the coding sequence ATGGCCGCCCCCGCGTTCGAGAGCGAGGCGGAGCAGGCGGTGCTGATCGACGCCACGACCGGCACGGTGCTTTTCGATAAAAAAGCCAACGAGCGGATGCCGACGTCGTCGATGAGCAAGATCATGACGATGTATCTGGTGTTCGACGCTATCAAGCAGGGCAAGCTGAAGCTGGACGAGATGGTGCCGGTCAGCGAGCATGCCTGGAAGATGGAAGGCTCGCGCATGTTCATCGATGTCGGCACGCAGGTGAAGGTCGAGGATTTGATCCGGGGCGTGGCGATCCAGTCCGGCAATGACGCTTCGGTGGCTTTGGCCGAGGCGGTCGGCGGCACCGAGGAGTCCTTCGCCAACCGCATGAACGAAACCGCCGCCAAGCTCGGCCTGACGAATAGTCATTTCGTCAATGCGACCGGCCTGCCTGATCCGCAGCATTATTCCACGCCGGACGATCTGGCGAAATTGTCGCTGGCCCTGATGCGGGATTTTCCCGAAGATTACCGCTATTTCGGCGAACATGAATTCACCTATAACAAAATTAAGCAAGGCAACCGCAATCCGCTGCTCTACCGCAATATCGGCGTCGATGGCGTCAAGACCGGCCATGCGGAAGATGCGGGCTACGGCATGATCGCCTCCGCCGTCCGGGACGGCAGGCGGCTGGTGCTGGTGGTGAACGGCCTATCGGACATGCAGGCGCGGGCCGATGAATCGGCGCGGCTGCTGGAATACGGATTCCACGAGTTCAGCACTTACGCCATCGCCAAGGCCGGGCAAAAGCTGGCAAGCGCTAAAACCTGGCTGGGCGAAAGCGCCGAGGTTTCCGTGGTCGCCGCACAGGATATCGCGATGACGCTGCCGGTTTCCGCGCGCGGCGGATTGCATGCCGCCATCGAATATCAGCAGCCTGTTACAGCGCCCATCGCCAAAGGCCAAAAACTCGGCAAGCTTATCGTGACCGTGCCGGGGAGTCCCGCCGTCGAAACGCCGCTCATTGCCGGTGAAAGTGTGGCCAGGAAGGGGTTCTTCGCCTCGCTGGCCGCCAAACTCAGCTTGCTGCTAGGCGGCAAGCAGACGTGA
- a CDS encoding DUF2147 domain-containing protein produces MAASDPFTSVKGVWLTEDKSGAVELYPCGQELCGKFYWLKPDPNDAPAADMDDKNPDPKLRNRPLCGMQFMGGFTEADGKFSGGWIYSPRHGTKFSSEIRPQSPDAIELRGYVLTPLLGQSQIWTRANNNLPACEPSRSLATNARQQDKS; encoded by the coding sequence ATGGCGGCAAGCGATCCGTTCACCTCGGTTAAAGGTGTATGGCTTACCGAAGATAAAAGCGGCGCCGTCGAGCTTTATCCGTGCGGACAGGAATTGTGCGGCAAATTTTATTGGCTGAAGCCAGACCCGAATGACGCGCCCGCCGCGGATATGGATGACAAGAATCCCGATCCAAAATTGCGCAACCGCCCGCTATGCGGCATGCAATTCATGGGCGGCTTTACCGAAGCCGACGGCAAGTTCTCCGGCGGCTGGATATACAGCCCGAGGCACGGCACGAAATTCAGCTCGGAAATTCGTCCCCAAAGCCCGGACGCCATTGAACTCAGAGGTTATGTTCTGACGCCGCTTCTGGGACAAAGCCAAATATGGACTCGCGCCAACAACAATCTCCCCGCATGCGAGCCATCGCGCAGCCTGGCGACGAATGCCCGGCAGCAGGACAAAAGCTGA